One window of Lepeophtheirus salmonis chromosome Z, UVic_Lsal_1.4, whole genome shotgun sequence genomic DNA carries:
- the LOC121130283 gene encoding larval cuticle protein LCP-14, which yields MNLKVSSSLILLGYAIATLAAPAEDVKKRDIPLNSYGIGSASGSYSNNNALSNFVQSNRPNIKILSSNYNAPGTLEGSSNFDYAFQSENGIRQQAVGKTKVVGDTEVVVMKGSYEYVGPDAQTYVVDWYADETGYHPSAPHLPKDVPIPYPEIADAVAAQIAYAATNSNDYDDGSYNGNSKSNQVYIDRAISSYGLNK from the exons ATGAACTTGAaa GTATCATCCTCTCTCATTCTCCTTGGGTATGCCATTGCAACCCTTGCTGCTCCTGCAGAGGACGTCAAGAAGCGTGACATTCCTCTTAATTCATACGGGATCGGATCCGCCAGCGGTTCCTATTCCAACAACAATGCTCTATCTAATTTCGTACAAAGCAACCGACCCAACATCAAGATCTTAAGCAGTAATTACAACGCACCAGGGACTCTGGAAGGCTCAAGTAACTTTGACTATGCTTTTCAGTCAGAGAATGGTATTCGTCAACAGGCAGTAGGGAAAACAAAGGTCGTGGGAGACACTGAAGTCGTTGTGATGAAGGGATCTTATGAATATGTGGGTCCTGATGCACAAACATATGTTGTGGATTGGTATGCAGATGAGACTGGCTATCATCCCTCTGCTCCACATCTCCCAAAGGATGTTCCAATCCCCTATCCTGAGATTGCTGATGCTGTAGCTGCTCAAATTGCTTATGCTGCTACAAATTCTAATGACTATGACGATGGATCTTATAATGGAAATAGCAAGAGCAATCAAGTATATATTGATCGTGCCATTTCGAGCTATGGGTTGAACAAATAA